The following are from one region of the Vibrio hyugaensis genome:
- the tuf gene encoding elongation factor Tu has protein sequence MSKEKFERVKPHVNVGTIGHVDHGKTTLTAAICTTLAKVYGGAARDFASIDNAPEERERGITIATSHVEYDTPTRHYAHVDCPGHADYVKNMITGAAQMDGGILVVAATDGPMPQTREHILLGRQVGIPYIIVFMNKCDMVDDEELLELVEMEVRELLSEYDFPGDDLPVIQGSALGALNGDEQWEAKIVELAEALDSYIPEPERAVDMPFLMPIEDVFSIQGRGTVVTGRIERGILNVGDEVAIVGIKDTTTTTCTGVEMFRKLLDEGRAGENVGALLRGTKRDEVERGQVLAKPGSITPHTKFESEVYVLSKDEGGRHTPFFKGYRPQFYFRTTDVTGDISLPEGVEMVMPGDNIQMQVELIAPIAMDEGLRFAIREGGRTVGAGVVAKIFD, from the coding sequence CTTACAGCTGCTATCTGTACAACACTTGCTAAAGTATACGGCGGTGCTGCTCGTGACTTCGCATCTATCGATAACGCTCCAGAAGAGCGTGAGCGCGGTATCACAATCGCTACTTCTCACGTAGAGTACGACACTCCAACTCGCCACTACGCGCACGTTGACTGTCCAGGACACGCGGATTACGTTAAAAACATGATCACTGGTGCTGCACAGATGGACGGCGGTATTCTTGTAGTTGCTGCTACAGATGGTCCAATGCCACAAACTCGTGAGCACATCCTACTAGGCCGTCAGGTTGGTATCCCTTACATCATCGTATTCATGAACAAATGTGACATGGTTGACGATGAAGAGCTACTAGAACTAGTAGAAATGGAAGTTCGTGAGCTTCTATCTGAGTACGATTTCCCAGGTGATGACCTACCAGTTATCCAAGGTTCTGCTCTAGGCGCTCTAAACGGCGACGAGCAATGGGAAGCTAAGATTGTAGAACTAGCTGAAGCGCTAGATTCATACATCCCTGAGCCAGAGCGTGCAGTAGATATGCCATTCCTAATGCCTATCGAAGACGTATTCTCAATCCAAGGTCGTGGTACAGTAGTAACTGGCCGTATCGAACGTGGTATCCTAAACGTAGGTGACGAAGTTGCTATCGTAGGTATCAAAGACACTACTACTACTACATGTACTGGTGTTGAAATGTTCCGTAAGCTTCTAGACGAAGGTCGTGCTGGTGAGAACGTTGGTGCACTTCTACGTGGTACTAAGCGTGACGAAGTTGAACGTGGTCAAGTACTAGCTAAGCCTGGTTCAATCACTCCACACACTAAGTTCGAGTCAGAAGTATACGTACTTTCTAAAGACGAAGGCGGCCGTCATACTCCGTTCTTCAAAGGCTACCGTCCACAGTTCTACTTCCGTACAACTGACGTAACTGGTGATATCTCTCTACCAGAAGGCGTAGAAATGGTAATGCCTGGCGACAACATCCAAATGCAAGTTGAGCTAATCGCTCCTATCGCTATGGATGAAGGCCTACGTTTCGCTATCCGTGAAGGTGGCCGTACTGTAGGTGCTGGTGTTGTTGCTAAGATCTTCGACTAA
- the secE gene encoding preprotein translocase subunit SecE — MKANNAETPDSSNAADTFKWIAAFVLAAAAVVGNYLYGEMSVVVRAAGVVVLIAAALGVAATTTKGKAAISFAKESRMEVRKVVWPTRQETMQTTLIVLAVSIVMALVLWGIDGIMVRLVALATGV, encoded by the coding sequence ATGAAAGCAAATAATGCTGAAACTCCTGATAGCTCAAACGCAGCAGATACGTTTAAGTGGATTGCCGCTTTCGTATTAGCAGCGGCCGCTGTTGTGGGTAATTACCTGTATGGTGAGATGTCTGTAGTTGTTCGTGCTGCAGGCGTTGTTGTTCTTATTGCAGCTGCCCTAGGCGTTGCAGCGACAACGACTAAAGGTAAAGCAGCGATCAGTTTTGCAAAAGAATCTCGTATGGAAGTTCGTAAGGTTGTTTGGCCTACACGCCAAGAAACCATGCAAACAACACTGATTGTTTTAGCTGTAAGTATTGTAATGGCTCTAGTGCTATGGGGAATTGACGGCATCATGGTTCGTTTAGTTGCTCTAGCAACTGGGGTATAG
- the nusG gene encoding transcription termination/antitermination protein NusG — MSEAPKKRWYVVQAFSGFEGRVAQSLREHIKMHAMEELFGEVLVPTEEVVEMRAGQRRKSERKFFPGYVLVQMIMNDESWHLVRSVPRVMGFIGGTSDRPAPITDKEADAILNRLEKASESPRPRTMYEAGEVVRVNEGPFADFNGTVEEVDYEKSRLKVSVSIFGRATPVELEFGQVEKLD, encoded by the coding sequence ATGAGTGAAGCTCCAAAAAAACGCTGGTATGTAGTTCAAGCCTTCTCTGGATTTGAAGGTCGTGTAGCTCAATCTCTACGTGAGCATATCAAAATGCACGCTATGGAAGAGCTATTCGGTGAAGTACTAGTTCCTACTGAAGAAGTAGTGGAAATGCGCGCGGGTCAGCGTCGTAAATCTGAACGTAAGTTTTTCCCAGGCTACGTCCTTGTTCAGATGATTATGAACGATGAATCATGGCACCTAGTACGCAGTGTGCCGCGTGTCATGGGCTTCATTGGTGGTACCTCAGACCGTCCAGCACCTATCACAGATAAAGAAGCTGACGCGATTCTTAACCGTCTTGAGAAAGCGAGTGAGTCTCCTCGTCCTCGTACAATGTACGAAGCGGGTGAAGTGGTACGTGTTAACGAAGGTCCATTTGCTGACTTCAATGGTACTGTTGAAGAAGTAGATTACGAGAAGAGCCGCCTGAAAGTGTCTGTATCGATCTTTGGTCGTGCAACACCAGTTGAGCTTGAATTTGGTCAAGTTGAAAAACTTGATTAA
- the rplK gene encoding 50S ribosomal protein L11 — MAKKVEAYIKLQVAAGAANPSPPVGPALGQHGVNIMEFCKAFNAKTESIEKGLPTPVVITVYSDRSFTFVTKTPPAAVLLKKAAGVKSGSGRPNTEKVGTVTDAQIQEIAETKAADMTGADIEAMKRSIAGTARSMGLVVEG; from the coding sequence ATGGCTAAGAAAGTTGAAGCTTACATCAAGCTACAAGTTGCTGCTGGCGCTGCGAACCCAAGTCCACCAGTTGGTCCTGCTCTAGGTCAACACGGTGTGAACATCATGGAATTCTGTAAAGCGTTCAACGCAAAAACAGAATCTATTGAGAAAGGTCTACCAACTCCAGTAGTTATCACAGTATACAGCGACCGTTCTTTCACGTTCGTAACTAAGACTCCACCTGCTGCTGTTCTTCTTAAGAAAGCTGCTGGCGTTAAGTCTGGTTCTGGTCGTCCAAACACTGAAAAAGTGGGCACTGTAACTGACGCTCAAATCCAAGAAATCGCAGAAACTAAAGCTGCTGATATGACTGGTGCTGACATCGAAGCGATGAAGCGTTCTATCGCTGGTACTGCTCGTTCAATGGGCCTAGTGGTAGAGGGTTAA
- the rplA gene encoding 50S ribosomal protein L1, with translation MAKLTKRMRVIREKVDVTKEYEINEAVALLQELATAKFVESVDVAVNLGIDARKSDQNVRGATVLPHGTGRDIRVAVFTQGANAEAAKEAGADIVGMEDLAELVKKGEMNFDVVVASPDAMRVVGQLGTILGPRGLMPNPKVGTVTPNVAEAVKNAKAGQVRYRNDKNGIIHTTIGKANFSAEQIKENLESLLVALKKAKPSSAKGTFLKKVSISTTMGAGVAVDQASLNTQA, from the coding sequence ATGGCAAAACTAACTAAGCGCATGCGCGTAATCCGCGAAAAAGTTGACGTAACTAAAGAATACGAAATCAACGAAGCTGTTGCTCTTCTTCAAGAACTAGCTACTGCTAAATTCGTTGAGTCTGTAGACGTTGCTGTTAACCTAGGCATCGATGCTCGTAAATCTGACCAGAACGTACGTGGTGCAACTGTACTACCTCACGGTACTGGCCGCGACATCCGCGTAGCAGTGTTCACTCAAGGTGCAAACGCTGAAGCAGCTAAAGAAGCTGGCGCAGACATCGTAGGTATGGAAGATCTAGCTGAGCTAGTGAAGAAAGGCGAAATGAACTTTGACGTAGTTGTTGCTTCTCCAGATGCAATGCGCGTTGTAGGTCAACTAGGTACTATCCTAGGTCCTCGCGGTCTTATGCCAAACCCTAAAGTTGGTACTGTAACTCCTAACGTTGCTGAAGCAGTTAAAAACGCTAAAGCTGGTCAGGTTCGTTACCGTAACGACAAAAACGGCATCATCCACACTACTATCGGTAAAGCAAACTTCTCTGCTGAGCAGATCAAAGAGAACCTAGAGTCACTTCTAGTTGCTCTGAAGAAAGCTAAGCCATCTTCAGCGAAAGGTACTTTCCTGAAGAAAGTAAGCATCTCTACTACGATGGGTGCTGGTGTTGCAGTTGATCAGG